In one Actinomyces trachealis genomic region, the following are encoded:
- a CDS encoding thiamine ABC transporter substrate-binding protein: MSNTQPTRRAILTGAGLTALDLTLAACGSKPSTSDGASASASSGAADGGKKVTVLTHDSFNVPKDLKAAFEKSSGYTLEVIPSGDTGELTNKLILTKDAPLGDAVFGIDNTFASRAISEKVIDDTVSVTLPTGADQYLVDGHKGLVPIDFGEVCVNVDLDWFEKNTLTLPATFEDLTKPEYKDLFVAINPSTSSTGLAFLVATVGHFGEDGFAQYWKDLKANGTKIVEGWTAAYETDFSAGEGKGAYPIVVSYASSPAATVSEDGTTSSTQALLATSTRQVEYAGVLAGAANPQGAKAFIEWMLSQDVQTSIPDNMYMYPVNPEATLSEKITKFGKTSDVPVVVSAADIAAKRESWLATWTEAVGA, from the coding sequence ATGTCCAACACCCAGCCCACCCGCCGCGCCATCCTCACCGGCGCAGGCCTGACCGCCCTCGACCTGACCCTGGCCGCCTGCGGCTCCAAGCCCAGCACCTCCGACGGTGCCAGCGCCTCTGCAAGCTCCGGCGCAGCTGATGGTGGTAAGAAGGTCACCGTCCTGACCCACGACTCCTTCAACGTCCCAAAAGACCTCAAAGCCGCCTTTGAGAAGTCCTCCGGCTACACTCTAGAAGTCATCCCCTCCGGCGACACTGGCGAACTCACCAACAAACTGATCCTCACCAAGGATGCCCCCCTGGGTGACGCCGTATTCGGTATAGACAACACCTTCGCCTCCCGGGCCATCAGTGAAAAGGTCATTGACGACACCGTCTCCGTCACCTTACCCACCGGCGCCGACCAGTACCTGGTGGACGGTCACAAGGGCCTAGTCCCAATTGACTTCGGTGAGGTTTGTGTGAACGTGGATCTGGACTGGTTCGAGAAGAACACCCTGACGCTGCCCGCCACCTTCGAGGACCTCACCAAGCCCGAGTACAAGGACCTCTTCGTGGCTATCAACCCCTCCACTTCCTCCACCGGCCTGGCCTTCCTGGTGGCCACTGTCGGCCACTTCGGTGAGGACGGCTTCGCCCAGTACTGGAAGGACCTCAAGGCCAACGGCACCAAGATTGTGGAGGGTTGGACCGCCGCCTACGAGACCGACTTCTCTGCCGGTGAGGGTAAGGGTGCCTACCCCATCGTGGTTTCCTACGCCTCCTCACCGGCCGCCACAGTCTCTGAGGACGGCACCACCTCCAGCACCCAGGCCCTCCTGGCCACCTCCACCCGTCAGGTGGAGTACGCCGGCGTACTGGCCGGGGCCGCTAACCCGCAGGGCGCCAAGGCATTCATCGAGTGGATGCTCTCCCAGGACGTGCAGACTTCCATCCCGGACAACATGTACATGTACCCGGTCAACCCTGAGGCCACCCTGTCGGAAAAGATCACCAAGTTTGGCAAGACCAGTGACGTGCCCGTCGTCGTCTCCGCCGCAGACATTGCCGCTAAGCGCGAGTCCTGGCTGGCCACCTGGACGGAGGCTGTCGGCGCGTGA
- a CDS encoding ABC transporter permease: MPAPAAPRFRGRHARGPRPTWPQRLGWTAVTLLPLTFLIVFFAWPAASLVARGLLTDGHLDLSGFKEVLTRPRTWRIIRQTLLQASAATTICVTLGVPGALVLYRRSFPGRDLLRAVVTVPFVLPSVVVGAAFHALVTKGGPLGSLHLDGTTTAVVAALVFFNYGLVVRVVGTMWSRLDPRAVEAARTLGASPWRAWRTVTLPSLAPAIASAASMTFLFCATAYGVVLVLGGVGIGTIETEIYTLTTKYLDLRAAAVLSVLQLVVIALTLGVAEWARRASQTALQLRIDVPPSRLRRADAPALLLTLTVVAGLLVAPMWVLLLRSLRRSGQWTLANYMDLGRPSASKVLVTTVWEAAANSAQVAVASAVIALLMGGAVSLVVSRNPRSRSLARGVGLLDAVFMLPLGVSAVTVGFGFLITLTRPPLALTRSWWILPVAQAVVAVPLVVRALLPALRAIDPRQREAAMVLGAGPGRVLATVDGPHLLRAGGLAAGFAIATSLGEFGATSFLVRPRTNTLPVVLYRLIGAPGAQNQGMGLAVGVVLAAGTAAIMLACEWLQTAHLDRSGRRKDASAATSPSVARAHGTTTMKPYPKREVSGKKETHGPGRS, encoded by the coding sequence ATGCCGGCCCCGGCAGCCCCGCGCTTCCGGGGCCGACATGCCCGCGGCCCCCGCCCCACCTGGCCCCAGCGGCTCGGCTGGACCGCAGTCACCCTCCTGCCCCTGACCTTCCTGATCGTATTCTTCGCCTGGCCCGCCGCCTCCCTGGTGGCGCGCGGCCTACTCACCGACGGGCACCTGGACCTCAGCGGCTTCAAGGAGGTCCTGACCCGCCCCCGCACCTGGCGCATCATCCGCCAGACCCTCCTGCAGGCCAGCGCTGCCACCACCATCTGTGTGACGCTGGGGGTGCCTGGTGCTCTGGTCCTCTACCGCCGCAGCTTTCCCGGCCGTGACCTGCTGCGTGCGGTGGTCACCGTGCCCTTTGTGCTGCCTTCAGTGGTGGTGGGTGCGGCCTTCCATGCCCTGGTCACCAAAGGCGGCCCGCTGGGCTCCCTGCACTTGGATGGCACGACGACGGCGGTGGTGGCCGCCCTGGTCTTCTTCAACTACGGCCTGGTGGTGCGGGTAGTGGGCACCATGTGGTCTCGCCTGGACCCGCGTGCGGTGGAGGCCGCCCGCACCCTGGGGGCCTCCCCCTGGCGGGCCTGGCGCACGGTCACCCTGCCCAGCCTGGCCCCCGCCATCGCCTCGGCGGCCTCTATGACCTTCCTCTTCTGCGCCACCGCCTACGGCGTGGTCCTGGTGCTGGGCGGAGTGGGGATCGGCACCATCGAGACTGAGATCTACACCCTGACCACCAAGTACCTGGACCTGCGGGCCGCCGCCGTCCTGTCCGTGCTGCAACTGGTGGTGATCGCCCTGACCCTGGGGGTGGCTGAGTGGGCCCGGCGTGCCTCCCAAACGGCCCTGCAGCTGCGCATCGACGTGCCCCCCAGCCGATTGCGCCGCGCCGACGCCCCCGCGCTGCTGCTCACCCTGACCGTGGTGGCGGGCCTGCTGGTGGCCCCCATGTGGGTGCTACTGCTGCGCTCCCTGCGTCGTTCTGGGCAGTGGACCCTGGCCAACTACATGGACCTGGGCCGACCTAGCGCCTCCAAGGTCCTAGTCACCACGGTGTGGGAGGCGGCCGCGAACTCCGCGCAGGTGGCTGTGGCCTCCGCCGTGATCGCCCTGCTGATGGGTGGGGCCGTGAGCCTGGTGGTCTCCCGCAATCCGCGCTCGCGGTCCCTGGCGCGGGGGGTGGGGTTGCTGGACGCCGTCTTCATGCTGCCGTTGGGGGTCTCTGCGGTGACCGTGGGCTTTGGCTTCCTGATCACCCTGACCCGTCCGCCGCTGGCCCTGACCCGCAGTTGGTGGATCCTGCCGGTGGCGCAGGCGGTGGTGGCCGTGCCCCTGGTGGTGCGCGCGCTCCTGCCCGCACTGCGCGCGATCGACCCGCGTCAGCGTGAGGCGGCCATGGTCCTGGGGGCTGGTCCGGGCCGGGTGCTGGCCACTGTGGACGGACCGCACCTGCTGCGCGCGGGTGGTTTGGCGGCGGGCTTTGCCATCGCCACCAGCCTGGGGGAATTTGGGGCGACGTCGTTCCTGGTGCGGCCGCGCACCAACACCTTGCCGGTGGTACTTTACCGGCTGATTGGTGCGCCTGGCGCCCAGAACCAGGGGATGGGGCTGGCGGTGGGTGTGGTGCTGGCGGCGGGGACGGCGGCGATCATGCTGGCCTGCGAGTGGCTCCAGACGGCGCACCTGGACCGGTCTGGGCGGAGAAAAGACGCATCTGCTGCGACTTCGCCCTCTGTGGCGCGGGCCCACGGCACGACGACGATGAAGCCGTATCCCAAGCGTGAAGTCAGCGGAAAGAAGGAGACTCATGGTCCAGGAAGAAGCTGA
- a CDS encoding ABC transporter ATP-binding protein, producing the protein MVQEEADPICQVDTSVVGASAVGAGQAGAGLTVTGLTVIYPAADGNPPVRGVDGVDLQVARGEVVALLGASGSGKSSLLRAIVGLEEVASGSITWDGQDIVATPVHERGFGLMFQDGQLFPFRDVAGNVAYGLAGQPRAVRAARVTEMLELVGLPGYDKRAINTLSGGQAQRVALARSLAPRPHLLGLDEPLSALDRALREQLAQELRRILKEQGTTALYVTHDQDEAMVVADRVGVMDAGCLLRIDTPQGLRTNPGSQVVARFLGL; encoded by the coding sequence ATGGTCCAGGAAGAAGCTGACCCCATCTGTCAGGTGGACACCAGTGTAGTAGGCGCCAGTGCAGTGGGTGCGGGCCAGGCTGGCGCGGGCCTGACTGTCACGGGCCTGACTGTCATCTACCCGGCTGCCGACGGCAACCCGCCTGTGCGCGGCGTCGATGGTGTAGACCTGCAGGTAGCTCGCGGTGAGGTGGTGGCCCTGCTGGGCGCCTCCGGCTCCGGCAAATCCTCCCTGCTGCGCGCCATCGTCGGCCTGGAGGAAGTTGCCTCAGGGAGTATCACCTGGGACGGGCAGGACATAGTCGCCACCCCGGTGCACGAGCGGGGCTTCGGCCTGATGTTCCAAGATGGCCAACTTTTCCCTTTCCGCGACGTGGCCGGGAACGTGGCCTACGGCCTGGCGGGCCAGCCCCGGGCTGTGCGCGCCGCCCGCGTCACCGAGATGCTGGAACTTGTGGGCCTACCCGGCTACGACAAACGCGCCATCAACACCCTCTCCGGTGGTCAGGCGCAGCGCGTGGCCCTGGCCCGCTCCCTTGCCCCCCGCCCGCACCTGCTTGGCCTGGACGAGCCCCTGTCCGCCCTGGACCGGGCCCTACGTGAGCAGCTGGCCCAGGAACTGCGCCGTATCCTCAAGGAGCAGGGCACCACCGCCCTGTACGTCACCCATGATCAGGACGAGGCCATGGTGGTGGCTGACCGTGTAGGCGTCATGGATGCGGGCTGCCTCCTGCGCATCGACACCCCACAGGGCCTGCGCACCAACCCTGGTTCCCAGGTGGTGGCCCGTTTCCTGGGGCTGTGA
- a CDS encoding glutathione transferase, whose product MSLAISHRFAPGDLPVEAGRYRLVATAACPYCRRLLIARRLLGLVQALPVAWSYGRGGDGFWELTGSDAAPGLDPVLGARSVAEVYERTPGYTPPPTVPALVDTTTGQVVSDSSGDLLFDLATAWWGLQAPGSPDLYPLNRRNSTDAWDAWVEEYIGARFRTVTHSEDPAEAEAAANELMLGFDVVDTVLARATRMVASREAALTVRDVPPLSAVVSVEQFLCGAEPCGSDIRLFTFVQAYEYGGRQQIGDGEAPSIFFWPALARWFRALEGRPGWVGPEERSALGL is encoded by the coding sequence ATGTCACTGGCTATCAGTCACCGTTTTGCTCCAGGAGACCTGCCGGTGGAGGCTGGCCGCTACCGGCTCGTGGCCACCGCCGCCTGCCCCTACTGCCGTCGTCTGTTGATCGCCCGGCGCCTGCTGGGACTAGTGCAGGCGCTGCCCGTGGCTTGGTCCTACGGTCGCGGCGGCGACGGCTTTTGGGAGCTGACCGGCTCTGACGCCGCCCCCGGCCTGGACCCGGTGCTTGGCGCCCGCTCTGTGGCTGAGGTCTACGAGCGCACCCCCGGCTACACTCCGCCACCTACCGTCCCCGCCCTGGTGGACACCACCACCGGGCAGGTAGTGTCCGACTCCTCTGGTGACCTGCTCTTTGACCTGGCCACCGCTTGGTGGGGCCTGCAGGCTCCTGGCTCCCCAGACCTTTACCCCCTGAACCGCCGCAACTCCACTGATGCTTGGGACGCCTGGGTGGAGGAGTACATCGGCGCCCGCTTCCGTACCGTCACCCACAGCGAGGATCCCGCTGAGGCTGAGGCAGCTGCCAACGAGCTGATGCTCGGTTTTGACGTCGTAGACACGGTTCTGGCTCGTGCCACCCGCATGGTGGCCAGCCGGGAGGCGGCGTTGACCGTGCGTGATGTGCCGCCGCTGTCCGCCGTCGTTTCCGTGGAGCAGTTCCTGTGTGGCGCTGAGCCTTGCGGTTCCGACATCCGCCTGTTTACCTTCGTGCAGGCCTACGAGTACGGTGGTCGCCAGCAGATTGGCGACGGCGAGGCGCCGTCCATCTTCTTCTGGCCTGCCCTGGCCCGCTGGTTCCGTGCCTTGGAGGGGCGCCCGGGTTGGGTGGGGCCTGAGGAGCGCAGCGCACTGGGCCTGTGA
- a CDS encoding RCC1 domain-containing protein gives MSPEEVLRQVGNDAAKAWEALHSGHHWTPTQKEWLRSVVAIGQPKTAAPMQTASARSASSGVTPPSQPAALQPAPVQTPVQAAGAQAGNAQASTPNGFNAAGTGSRAAADATAGMPGLVHPRTSSAPGTAVDYGMPGSVTPQFSAASAPSVASAVNRVPSPGVPTTGDAAKQAKGEHSGRSKGAFWSILAMVLLSVLAVGGLIWVWHNGAGPADTGAAQTQAPSVAASQEPSAAAAGATSAPTDVPDVTPAELRSGTGSYICSSPGVGVQCWGTKLDKQKVPLAPISGLENVSVAVLSVGHGFATAVGTDGTVYTWGANNNGQLGADAGASSDAAVKVGTLPGRPSALVTGNEHSCALVSGEVYCYGSNRFGQVNGTSSKGPVGVTKVEGVEHAVQLGTSGYDAWAITPDGTWAWGNNTWGQVGEGSGGVAAPTFTPAK, from the coding sequence ATGAGCCCTGAGGAAGTCCTCAGGCAGGTTGGAAATGACGCTGCCAAGGCCTGGGAGGCACTGCACTCCGGGCACCACTGGACTCCCACCCAGAAGGAGTGGCTGCGCTCTGTAGTCGCTATTGGGCAGCCCAAGACGGCTGCACCAATGCAGACTGCCTCAGCGCGGTCGGCCTCCTCTGGAGTCACCCCGCCGTCGCAGCCTGCAGCCCTCCAGCCTGCTCCCGTGCAGACTCCGGTGCAGGCTGCGGGGGCACAGGCAGGGAACGCGCAGGCCAGTACACCAAACGGCTTCAATGCCGCAGGTACCGGCTCGCGCGCAGCAGCCGACGCTACGGCAGGAATGCCAGGCCTCGTTCACCCCAGGACTAGCTCCGCGCCAGGCACCGCCGTGGACTACGGCATGCCTGGCTCGGTGACGCCACAGTTCAGCGCGGCTTCCGCGCCGAGTGTGGCGTCGGCAGTTAACAGGGTCCCATCTCCCGGCGTCCCCACCACTGGCGACGCCGCCAAGCAGGCCAAAGGCGAGCACTCCGGCCGCTCTAAAGGTGCGTTTTGGAGCATCCTGGCCATGGTGCTGCTAAGTGTGCTGGCTGTTGGTGGTCTGATCTGGGTGTGGCACAACGGCGCTGGTCCGGCTGACACGGGCGCCGCGCAAACCCAGGCACCGTCCGTTGCTGCGAGCCAGGAGCCTTCCGCTGCTGCGGCAGGTGCCACCTCAGCTCCGACTGATGTCCCTGATGTGACCCCAGCAGAGCTGCGTTCAGGCACAGGTTCCTACATCTGTTCCAGCCCAGGTGTGGGTGTGCAGTGTTGGGGAACCAAGTTGGACAAGCAGAAGGTCCCCTTGGCACCGATCTCTGGTCTGGAGAACGTGAGTGTCGCGGTGCTCAGCGTTGGGCACGGTTTTGCCACCGCCGTCGGCACGGACGGTACCGTCTACACCTGGGGTGCTAACAACAATGGCCAGTTGGGCGCTGACGCTGGCGCCAGCAGTGACGCCGCCGTCAAGGTAGGCACGCTGCCGGGCAGGCCCAGTGCGTTGGTGACCGGCAACGAGCACAGCTGCGCGCTGGTGAGCGGAGAGGTCTACTGCTACGGTTCCAATCGCTTCGGGCAGGTCAACGGCACTTCCAGCAAAGGCCCCGTCGGGGTCACCAAGGTCGAAGGCGTGGAGCACGCCGTTCAGCTGGGCACCTCCGGCTATGACGCGTGGGCCATCACCCCTGACGGCACCTGGGCCTGGGGTAACAACACCTGGGGCCAGGTAGGTGAGGGCTCCGGCGGCGTCGCCGCGCCAACCTTCACACCCGCCAAGTGA
- a CDS encoding DUF4921 family protein, which produces MPSFPLLPYAPGPAPLTRMADGTVKQINPITGTEVWTVPGRGNRPIAQPPANVRPLAEGDRTHYCAFCAGRYLETPPEKARVVLRDAANPATGFERLDAMPASSLFERPAEFRRVPNLFEILPFEYWHANHGYELPDAARERMEAYLADPAGAQHVAAVARTKLQASGMDPASWDRMGEAARCAYLAGFFAGGHDVIIGRRHFTDDAVDTSSLASSGTLTVAEHRAYMRLAVESMADLYAANRWVRYVAVFQNWLRPAGASFDHLHKQLVAIDERGVTSELELARVRANPNLYNELGVDYAAYNNLLVAANEHAVAFAGFGHRYPTLEVYSTSAACEPWLMAREEVDAVADLLHALHAATGAQVPCNEEWHHRPPGVDQPMPWHIMLKWRVSTLAGFEGGTKIYLNTIDPWSLRDRVVSCLEDLRADRLIAAMQIGEECPTTANRLMYNPVLCR; this is translated from the coding sequence ATGCCGTCGTTTCCGCTGCTGCCCTACGCCCCCGGTCCCGCGCCACTGACCCGCATGGCGGACGGGACCGTCAAGCAGATCAACCCGATTACCGGCACCGAGGTGTGGACCGTCCCGGGCCGCGGCAACCGCCCCATCGCCCAGCCACCTGCGAATGTGCGCCCGCTGGCTGAGGGAGACCGCACCCACTATTGCGCCTTCTGCGCAGGCCGCTACCTGGAGACCCCACCAGAGAAGGCCCGCGTGGTGCTGCGCGATGCTGCCAACCCAGCCACCGGTTTTGAGCGCCTGGACGCCATGCCTGCCTCCTCCCTGTTCGAGCGCCCCGCCGAGTTCCGGCGCGTGCCGAATCTCTTTGAGATCCTGCCTTTTGAGTACTGGCACGCGAACCATGGCTATGAGTTGCCAGACGCCGCTCGCGAGCGTATGGAGGCGTATCTGGCTGACCCGGCTGGGGCGCAACACGTGGCCGCTGTTGCGCGCACCAAGTTGCAGGCTTCTGGGATGGACCCGGCGTCGTGGGACCGGATGGGTGAGGCGGCGCGCTGCGCTTACTTGGCGGGTTTCTTCGCCGGTGGACATGACGTGATTATTGGCCGTCGTCACTTTACTGACGACGCCGTTGATACCTCCTCCTTGGCGTCCTCGGGGACGCTCACGGTGGCGGAGCACCGGGCGTACATGCGTCTGGCGGTGGAGTCCATGGCGGACCTGTACGCGGCCAACCGTTGGGTGCGCTACGTGGCGGTGTTCCAGAACTGGCTGCGGCCGGCAGGGGCGTCTTTTGACCACCTGCACAAACAGCTGGTGGCCATCGACGAGCGTGGGGTGACCAGTGAGCTGGAGCTGGCGCGGGTACGTGCCAACCCGAACCTCTACAACGAACTAGGCGTGGACTACGCCGCCTACAACAACCTCTTGGTGGCGGCCAATGAGCACGCGGTGGCTTTCGCGGGTTTCGGTCATCGTTACCCGACGCTGGAGGTCTACTCCACTTCGGCCGCCTGCGAGCCGTGGTTGATGGCGCGGGAAGAGGTCGACGCCGTCGCTGACCTGCTGCACGCGCTGCATGCGGCCACCGGCGCGCAGGTGCCGTGCAATGAGGAGTGGCATCACCGGCCGCCGGGTGTGGACCAGCCGATGCCTTGGCACATCATGCTCAAGTGGCGCGTGTCCACGCTGGCAGGTTTTGAGGGTGGCACCAAGATCTACCTGAACACGATCGACCCGTGGAGCTTGCGGGACCGGGTGGTGTCATGCCTGGAGGACCTACGGGCGGACCGGCTGATCGCAGCCATGCAAATCGGCGAGGAATGCCCTACCACCGCCAACCGCCTAATGTACAACCCTGTCCTATGCCGATGA
- a CDS encoding cation:proton antiporter yields MESTLVSLLCIVGVAFLAPLISWLVPKRLLPEVVLLTIGGMLIGEHALGLATQTDSIAFLHELGLAFLFLMAGYEIDINELRGVGGHHAMGAWVLSLLTAFGAIALLSPQGGPFSTNGIAIAIAMTSTAVGTLLPIMRERNLLPTSVGAAILNHGAVGEVGPVILMALLLGSRSTWASLVILLLFGAVTLLIVRFTDRVKQVGHRLVEAIHLGGSTTAQTTVRLTVLLLVGLCTLADVFKLDVVLGAFAAGFVVRHALPDGNKEYEEKIEGLAYGLFIPLFFVTSGMGIAVDLTQRSLIGLGVFLLLLVLARGLPVWLASRFERRHDGSRAFTNRECLEIATYSTTALPIIVAVTQVAVDAGAMVEEAAATFVLAGLLSVIVMPALGLFFSEAREDVAEPAAVEETGAVGETMLEPGLDTEPTAGTGVGAGQGSFGGDSVENDGGPFTDRRQLPDGNDVVGGWTGVASAGRDADRGSGPAGGGTDLREQLPRRAQWAQQRLDLLSRHGLSPEEARILAARLAQIQVERVMWRDQFGAQLRSGRRGRGGRSRRRR; encoded by the coding sequence GTGGAGTCAACACTCGTCTCCCTCCTGTGTATCGTGGGGGTCGCCTTCCTGGCGCCGTTGATCTCCTGGCTGGTGCCCAAACGGCTGCTGCCCGAAGTGGTGCTGTTGACCATCGGCGGCATGCTGATCGGTGAGCATGCGCTGGGCCTGGCCACGCAGACCGACTCCATCGCCTTCCTCCACGAGCTGGGGCTCGCCTTCCTGTTCCTCATGGCCGGCTATGAGATCGATATCAACGAGCTGCGCGGCGTCGGCGGGCACCATGCGATGGGTGCCTGGGTGCTTTCCCTGCTCACAGCCTTTGGTGCAATCGCACTGCTGAGCCCGCAGGGTGGTCCCTTCTCCACCAACGGCATCGCCATCGCGATCGCTATGACCTCCACCGCCGTCGGCACTCTCCTGCCGATTATGCGTGAACGCAACCTGCTGCCAACCTCCGTAGGTGCCGCGATCCTCAACCACGGGGCCGTCGGTGAGGTGGGTCCAGTGATCCTCATGGCCCTGCTGTTGGGAAGCCGCTCTACCTGGGCCAGTCTGGTCATCCTGCTGCTGTTCGGCGCCGTGACCCTTCTGATCGTGCGCTTTACCGACCGCGTCAAGCAGGTCGGGCACCGCCTGGTGGAGGCGATCCACCTGGGGGGCTCCACCACCGCGCAAACGACCGTGCGCCTGACCGTCTTGCTGCTGGTGGGACTGTGCACCCTGGCAGACGTCTTTAAGCTGGACGTGGTGCTGGGGGCCTTCGCGGCGGGCTTTGTGGTGCGTCACGCCCTGCCTGACGGCAACAAGGAGTACGAGGAGAAGATCGAGGGCCTAGCCTACGGCCTGTTCATCCCCCTGTTTTTTGTGACCTCCGGGATGGGGATCGCCGTGGACCTCACACAGCGGTCACTGATCGGCTTGGGTGTGTTCCTGCTGCTGTTGGTGCTTGCACGTGGGCTGCCCGTGTGGCTGGCCTCACGCTTTGAGCGGCGTCACGACGGCTCGCGCGCCTTCACCAACCGCGAGTGCTTGGAGATCGCCACCTATTCGACGACGGCGTTGCCGATCATCGTGGCCGTCACGCAGGTGGCGGTCGATGCCGGGGCCATGGTTGAGGAGGCCGCCGCAACATTTGTGCTGGCCGGGTTGCTGAGCGTGATCGTGATGCCCGCGCTGGGGTTATTTTTCAGTGAGGCCCGCGAGGACGTGGCGGAGCCTGCGGCGGTTGAGGAAACTGGTGCTGTTGGGGAGACGATGCTGGAGCCTGGGCTTGATACGGAGCCGACGGCGGGCACCGGTGTGGGGGCTGGCCAGGGCAGCTTCGGCGGGGACAGCGTTGAGAACGACGGCGGGCCCTTCACGGACCGTCGCCAGCTGCCTGATGGGAACGACGTCGTCGGCGGGTGGACTGGCGTGGCTTCGGCTGGGCGTGATGCTGACCGGGGGAGTGGCCCAGCCGGTGGGGGCACGGACCTGCGTGAGCAGTTGCCTCGGCGGGCTCAGTGGGCTCAGCAACGCTTGGACCTACTCTCCCGGCATGGGCTCTCCCCGGAAGAGGCGCGGATCCTGGCGGCACGTCTGGCCCAGATTCAGGTGGAGCGGGTTATGTGGCGCGACCAGTTCGGTGCCCAGCTGCGCAGTGGGCGGCGTGGGCGTGGCGGTCGGAGTCGTCGCCGTCGCTGA
- a CDS encoding DUF4244 domain-containing protein — MNRILHTLRVSLALTRGAPTPGRLVGEVDPTDPDDEAGMATAEYAVGTLAAAAFAGLLLSIMRGGGPTALLSSLINSALSNP, encoded by the coding sequence ATGAACCGTATTCTGCACACCCTGCGCGTCTCGCTCGCCCTGACCCGCGGCGCCCCCACCCCTGGCCGCCTGGTCGGTGAGGTCGATCCCACAGACCCGGATGACGAAGCTGGCATGGCCACAGCCGAGTACGCTGTGGGAACTTTGGCAGCGGCAGCCTTTGCGGGGCTACTGCTCAGCATCATGCGTGGCGGCGGCCCCACCGCCCTGCTCTCCTCACTTATTAACTCGGCACTGTCCAACCCGTGA
- a CDS encoding TadE family type IV pilus minor pilin translates to MPYLSPSSAGDANSQPTTARRWLLRTELCTARQRPSIKEGRAELTAGGGPNAAASTGRRRHPLCGEDGMVTAELAVAIPSVVIVLALVLVAVSAGVTQLRVADAARSGARQAARGSGDVAAVAQHVGGAVSVTVETGALTCVSASRPVIGPLGGLGLRASARACAYTEPTSNDAGAQP, encoded by the coding sequence TTGCCGTACCTGAGTCCGTCGTCGGCTGGTGACGCCAACAGCCAGCCGACGACGGCGCGGCGCTGGCTGCTCCGTACAGAGCTGTGCACCGCCCGGCAGCGGCCCAGTATCAAGGAAGGACGGGCGGAGCTGACAGCGGGCGGTGGCCCTAACGCGGCGGCTTCCACAGGTCGGAGACGCCACCCGCTGTGCGGAGAAGATGGCATGGTTACGGCTGAGCTGGCGGTGGCGATCCCCTCTGTCGTGATTGTCCTCGCCTTGGTGCTCGTGGCGGTCAGCGCTGGCGTGACTCAGTTGCGCGTCGCTGACGCCGCCCGCTCCGGTGCCCGGCAGGCAGCACGCGGCAGTGGCGACGTCGCCGCTGTGGCACAGCATGTGGGTGGGGCAGTGTCCGTGACGGTGGAAACCGGGGCTCTGACCTGCGTGAGCGCTTCGCGGCCGGTCATCGGCCCCCTGGGAGGACTGGGGCTCAGGGCCTCGGCACGCGCCTGCGCCTACACCGAGCCCACCAGCAACGACGCCGGAGCCCAACCATGA
- a CDS encoding Rv3654c family TadE-like protein — MNRLHLAAERGSGTVLTLGVLAVLLALGLLITGLVQAQAATACAHAGADLAALGGATALTSITAPANPCDTAGQVAAANGVELSACEVVGEDVTVQVRASARVLGVARVATAAARAGPTDTP; from the coding sequence ATGAACCGGTTGCACCTGGCCGCTGAACGCGGCTCAGGGACAGTGTTGACGCTAGGGGTGTTGGCGGTGCTGCTTGCCCTGGGGCTGCTCATCACCGGGCTGGTCCAGGCTCAAGCAGCCACAGCCTGCGCCCACGCCGGGGCTGATCTTGCCGCACTAGGTGGCGCCACTGCGCTGACCTCAATCACCGCGCCCGCCAATCCCTGTGACACTGCCGGCCAGGTGGCGGCAGCCAATGGTGTGGAGTTGAGTGCCTGCGAGGTCGTCGGCGAGGACGTGACCGTGCAGGTTCGAGCGTCAGCGCGTGTGTTGGGAGTAGCGCGTGTGGCTACTGCCGCTGCTCGCGCCGGCCCCACCGACACGCCCTGA